From one Pecten maximus chromosome 8, xPecMax1.1, whole genome shotgun sequence genomic stretch:
- the LOC117332660 gene encoding thiosulfate sulfurtransferase-like isoform X1, producing the protein MNYQSKLDSDVVLLCKEATMAHPNLVSVEWLKEKLAKGDLEKVVILDVSWSSSKDMKDHYMAEHVPGASYLSVMEGKHTDLFPRNVPDVDAFQESVRTAGVDSDTHVIIYSDSDASGFFLSGRAWWTFKLFGHKEVSILDGGWQKWKSAGCPVSSEVPTSKRGDFTCRSDDSIRLNFDMMVDNVTSSSGRQVCDSRASFKYSGPESKGHIKGAKNLPMADLVNAETGTLKDLDDLKKEFSEAGVDLSKPLACYCNSGMSSCTLAFTAALCGNDNVSVYHGGFTEWSKRSQDDQIEK; encoded by the exons ATGAACTACCAATCAAAACTCGACTCCGATGTTGTCTTACTTTGTAAAGAAGCCACAATGGCCCATCCAAATCTGGTAAGCGTGGAATGGCTGAAGGAAAAACTGGCTAAAGGAGATCTCGAGAAAGTGGTCATCCTTGACGTATCCTGGTCAAGCAGTAAGGACATGAAAGATCATTACATGGC AGAGCACGTGCCGGGGGCGTCATACCTCAGTGTCATGGAGGGCAAGCATACTGATTTGTTTCCTCGTAACGTCCCCGACGTCGACGCGTTCCAGGAGAGTGTCCGGACTGCTGGCGTCGACAGCGACACTCACGTGATCATTTACAGCGACTCGGATGCATCTGGGTTCTTCTTGTCTGGTCGTGCATGGTGGACTTTCAAG CTGTTTGGACACAAAGAAGTGTCCATCCTTGATGGTGGTTGGCAGAAATGGAAGTCTGCTGGTTGTCCTGTTAGTAGTGAAGTGCCTACTTCGAAG CGAGGGGACTTTACCTGTAGGTCAGATGATAGTATAAGGTTGAACTTTGACATGATGGTGGataatgtgacgtcatcttcaggtagacaggtgtgtgacAGTCGAGCATCGTTTAAGTACTCCGGACCAG AAAGCAAGGGACATATAAAAGGAGCCAAAAATCTACCGATGGCAGATTTAGTCAACGCTGAAACGGGAACGCTTAAAGATCTGGACGATCTTAAAAAAG AGTTTAGCGAGGCTGGAGTTGATTTGTCTAAACCCCTAGCCTGTTACTGTAACAGTGGCATGTCGTCATGTACATTGGCCTTCACAGCAGCTCTCTGTGGCAATGACAATGTTTCTGTTTACCAC GGAGGATTCACAGAGTGGAGTAAAAGATCACAGGATGATCAAATTGAGAAGTAG
- the LOC117332660 gene encoding thiosulfate sulfurtransferase-like isoform X2 encodes MAHPNLVSVEWLKEKLAKGDLEKVVILDVSWSSSKDMKDHYMAEHVPGASYLSVMEGKHTDLFPRNVPDVDAFQESVRTAGVDSDTHVIIYSDSDASGFFLSGRAWWTFKLFGHKEVSILDGGWQKWKSAGCPVSSEVPTSKRGDFTCRSDDSIRLNFDMMVDNVTSSSGRQVCDSRASFKYSGPESKGHIKGAKNLPMADLVNAETGTLKDLDDLKKEFSEAGVDLSKPLACYCNSGMSSCTLAFTAALCGNDNVSVYHGGFTEWSKRSQDDQIEK; translated from the exons ATGGCCCATCCAAATCTGGTAAGCGTGGAATGGCTGAAGGAAAAACTGGCTAAAGGAGATCTCGAGAAAGTGGTCATCCTTGACGTATCCTGGTCAAGCAGTAAGGACATGAAAGATCATTACATGGC AGAGCACGTGCCGGGGGCGTCATACCTCAGTGTCATGGAGGGCAAGCATACTGATTTGTTTCCTCGTAACGTCCCCGACGTCGACGCGTTCCAGGAGAGTGTCCGGACTGCTGGCGTCGACAGCGACACTCACGTGATCATTTACAGCGACTCGGATGCATCTGGGTTCTTCTTGTCTGGTCGTGCATGGTGGACTTTCAAG CTGTTTGGACACAAAGAAGTGTCCATCCTTGATGGTGGTTGGCAGAAATGGAAGTCTGCTGGTTGTCCTGTTAGTAGTGAAGTGCCTACTTCGAAG CGAGGGGACTTTACCTGTAGGTCAGATGATAGTATAAGGTTGAACTTTGACATGATGGTGGataatgtgacgtcatcttcaggtagacaggtgtgtgacAGTCGAGCATCGTTTAAGTACTCCGGACCAG AAAGCAAGGGACATATAAAAGGAGCCAAAAATCTACCGATGGCAGATTTAGTCAACGCTGAAACGGGAACGCTTAAAGATCTGGACGATCTTAAAAAAG AGTTTAGCGAGGCTGGAGTTGATTTGTCTAAACCCCTAGCCTGTTACTGTAACAGTGGCATGTCGTCATGTACATTGGCCTTCACAGCAGCTCTCTGTGGCAATGACAATGTTTCTGTTTACCAC GGAGGATTCACAGAGTGGAGTAAAAGATCACAGGATGATCAAATTGAGAAGTAG
- the LOC117332661 gene encoding LOW QUALITY PROTEIN: uncharacterized protein LOC117332661 (The sequence of the model RefSeq protein was modified relative to this genomic sequence to represent the inferred CDS: deleted 1 base in 1 codon): MDVSDPVLLSDPSISEDVNMDSKQDEVDGSPISDVTDGVSQSTTEGADRSQPAKELNVVHSLTISAASLQKDQSQEENRNVSSTTKPNERILISEPRSISECDDGETNLVIDFGEVNQLADDDEDNVEKTEIDEKMSAKSGALMYDNNDTNKISEEKMDTNDKEQNKDEDPESKSAPVIEVVSKDIGLDYFERLENSLRELEKQMSSSGDSENPEQLLDSGSTVSGSTLLQNGSEKAQDISTVEMDNKSEDSKGYIDAKKKEKDPVVAPSDVLSGNNVDSETQKDSVDKMEKPTKNKHEVKLSAENANAMWSKIGMMRCTSCSFTTDQEAMLNSHTVICSKRKVVKGEINFKYKADRYGCEACLYTTKSVRNFEEHVAFHLLAQPYICLKCVATFESKSAIENHVSTIHCDEMVKCGLRGSKKISHIIGMLHKDSKFSFTGRMLDKKVWNMSMASTTKDQNTHGKVQNTSLLKKIERPAIIQQKNFMKTSPSKKDSFPLEPLEKTEKTASEIVTTTAKPVPIQSSSTAKPVPIQSSSTAKPVPIQSSPPIVPKACITTSSAQLPGVQTSTGGLNVSSFILVPVTMAPKPPPPVVQPNKPPGLVSILGCLQPFFKRPQQQMIVMNQNNVRPTTSTRQFIVLPPTTSTPTSPVVHPQNILIDNQNLHSSMIQTQTTVQQKLILTSQQQAVVSSTISPQYTVSSQLNSSKSNSASKNQCISIQYNEVRKSNTPSQKEDPKELSADEKLGTVIDLTEGSSQNSCRISFRKEGSSYICKYCKVKTETEDGFSRHVWRHFHGQPQICKNCPNDYSADDVAKCALVAEVMKKLVTFDVEENNTSNNVIEVVSDDDDHVESQRPISNTDAQMEGSDSQENSTNSEEDSGLQIKIASTYSLSEPSKSQADINPEKESEPSVLSEEVKEDRNSPSTMKKKDSGNIFEKMQGSINVVDQTYNNHDTGKDDSPSSDQRSENASRGIAIENSRKSPSITTSSSRSSIEAPSATEMTEVTDANKGTTSVEKVKKTTGAENTPKFSCNGSFYVCGFTDCRFSCITSGEYREHLMCWHSDAEEYKCSHCGHRSLTEDCHLRHMLTHSKASSFILYTCSYPACLYGTNVVNLFRDHWTKFHPHTKQFKCRSCKMMFPSAEDLITHIQANILKFVTCPHCTAKDSNRKTIIAHIIEAHPGKPRQITVASQLVCQERDNNEFAVPVPGIPDKPTEVSPWPSVYMDDANDDDHGVYADSPDQNNSCDDTEADDEQPDHFDQQSKLSKAKGSLTKIAAEGDMRDAVKVMALNKSKLKSLSAEIIRCSECSYLASGRGLLRKHLFLHKRGKDERKRRFSCPCCPAAMDKLSKLSCHMNLHEGQHKVKVFFCTLCAFKTNVTEFLSTHMNKSHNCEITKGINFITKVLKVSVSAFFCNKCLFGTRDQEVFRQHELGHNDDEENGVTTAQEPSCHASSSSPVPKPQPKKPTVRNTFGENLNEEDLASVNPGSRKRFCCKLCGKYCSRLPALKAHMASHVLDADLEVMVYKCHYCAYSSTYKAFVSRHCEDKHPGKIIRVKRRVDVISAAGEYFPPHGQEWPESPEDMDDPEDIEVSDMSICSHHCDICPYSCDDAAELLRHKNSQHPYPGIQKTFIVPNGNVFKSPVVCTECSFTTTRRIDLLKHIKIHPVLSPSYEAQPKEQRELLKVAIGKKTATTHSYEPNSPSPDPDSEHTPSPQMEDKKPKLAEDGSLIQDEVQKPKVKTPLYFLGGDLLHLKLKPCFIQEESNSEFTCKLCQDTFSGRYVLHKHILQHMDVSFYKCAYCSHGTLESPSMVVHIQKIHRKPIQHVQMDVADLESKINKAIHSIKEEEYFVRMQDSNSGHANTDGRDVDSGDDFQPSEINYRSPFKTKVPPLTIKTSPSYDIVKKKSASTAKKSTTSKPKPSIVIKPLQKSPVYKPPVEDNPNIQRMGDIYKCKVCSYTSTSRATVFNHLTIHSGFRRFGCPFCPYRSHWRHDCLKHIRTHHPGKQGQPTADDPPEDFDNQLTLKPDKSSTSQSVPKVPKPPPQPKQISATLEGQPPVEGAAETENTPEYRHVFKCLVCDTKFKSIWSIQKHFSKECSQPMLGCSSCKFKDLEPGTVKLHIETKHPGSETSRIVTLKREAKMRKYTIPTFKKQDSKESVDSISGKSVKSEGADQEQAAPPLFNPTSTTTTTTESQYSKLKSPIPTSTSLSILIKRIGNRYMCKECGFSNPIKRALMRHVKKHSNARPFGCTYCDYRSNNECNTKRHMRRRHIGKPVLVKRLEPSQWYSPISSDLKYSRKPFSAQTTPILESPSADDKEGDVAEGDDNAGSETSTNVKARVEIRYFWKCLECGNKSNSVSNAYRHLKKGTCTKTLYGCSGCKLKNTDRKAVEFHLTEKHLNKNVQITICPNTAKIRKYHIPIKVGGYVTKSEGDISQFDDTSNSTASIVSNTKTVSKENGDVPKQNSEKSQVVFCSACNLKASNARIFQSHMESEHTGMLMVCKHCTIFRTAFVSKIQQHTWESHPEMPLKFYLRTKKGIPDEEKRPSERYTCAKCDYIGKRSSVRQHLYCHFEYKPYKCGHCGYQTKKNDGVRRHIEKQHIGKPMKILFKRNAAQEQEIEMLLDSNSPVKLSYQKSHAARLAKESLSKPPIKTIATQVIKKNFPTLANMKNAAVEDFIPSKMYKPFFNNKAGRPGFTCLLCPYNTFMQNTMISHVYHHMNSIYRCPYCPNHGYPRSRVTTHIRKQHPGKPVYVIDERQNKGGSANSTASSTVTSEYSSEPTEKRRRIDHSSDIEVEEESNAGSTTGSIKEETGVIQYSCHICSYSSQSLYHYRQHLASHGGFKWVTAGTQLESRLKCGYCSYLAAGDKDFNTHMEKHLATRPFSCPYCDFSQYTQGKVKTHVAYAHPDKPVEVSRESGSSCLIDDTLQLDSVTLVQLDPAIKLVDILSLGASEYEKLLLGANISVVDFDNLSDDRFTAVASNLGISLDNQFEMKTENQDYEYGDQYDDYVVKTENVDGDVQTQTVTTDGEMDISSMVAAADSPDIVGKADQNMVDNQEDVTEDTDENCLRENIESNKVENANDFSDVSDAPLSQDDESEEGRDCRREFSRNGL, encoded by the exons ATGGATGTGTCTGACCCTGTTCTTCTTTCTGATCCATCCATAAGTGAAGATGTGAATATGGATTCAAAGCAGGATGAAGTTGACGGATCACCTATATCGGACGTAACAGATGGAGTTTCGCAAAGTACTACTGAAGGAGCAGACCGCTCACAACCAGCAAAAGAGTTAAATGTTGTACATTCCCTGACTATTTCTGCTGCTTCATTACAAAAGGATCAAAGTCAAGAGGAAAATCGTAATGTCTCTAGTACAACCAAACCAAACGAAAGAATTTTGATATCTGAACCAAGAAGCATATCAGAGTGTGATGATGGAGAAACAAATCTTGTTATTGACTTTGGAGAAGTGAATCAGTTGGCAGATGACGATGAAGATAATGTAGAGAAGACAGAAATTGATGAAAAAATGTCAGCTAAAAGTGGGGCTTTAATGTATGATAATAAcgatacaaacaaaatatcggAAGAAAAAATGGATACAAATGACaaagaacaaaataaagatgAGGATCCGGAGTCCAAGTCTGCACCAGTCATTGAAGTTGTGAGTAAAGATATCGGATTGGATTATTTTGAAAGACTTGAAAATAGTTTGCGTGAGTTGGAGAAGCAAATGTCAAGTTCTGGCGATTCAGAAAATCCTGAACAATTGTTAGACTCGGGTAGTACTGTAAGTGGAAGTACTCTATTACAAAATGGTTCGGAGAAAGCCCAAGATATCTCTACTGTGGAAATGGATAACAAGTCAGAAGATTCGAAGGGATATATTGACgcaaaaaaaaaggaaaaagaccCAGTTGTAGCACCCTCTGATGTTTTATCTGGTAATAATGTTGATTCAGAAACGCAAAAGGATAGTGTTGATAAAATggaaaaaccaacaaaaaacaagCATGAAGTCAAATTGTCTGCAGAAAATGCAAATGCTATGTGGTCAAAGATTGGAATGATGCGTTGCACAAGCTGCTCCTTTACAACTGACCAGGAAGCTATGTTGAACTCTCATACAGTGATATGCAGTAAACGAAAAGTTGTGAAAGgagaaattaatttcaaatacaaaGCAGACCGCTATGGATGTGAAGCATGCCTTTATACAACAAAGAGTGTACGGAACTTCGAGGAACATGTAGCTTTTCATTTGCTTGCCCAGCCTTATATCTGTTTGAAATGTGTTGCTACATTTGAGAGTAAATCTGCAATTGAAAATCACGTTAGTACCATACATTGCGATGAGATGGTGAAATGTGGTTTACGAGGATCCAAAAAAATCAGTCACATAATAGGAATGTTGCACAAAGATTCTAAGTTCTCATTCACAGGAAGAATGTTGGATAAAAAGGTTTGGAACATGTCTATGGCATCTACAACAAAGGatcaaaatacacatggaaaGGTTCAAAACACGTCTCttctgaagaaaattgaacgaCCAGCGATTATTCAGCAAAAGAACTTTATGAAAACCAGTCCTTCAAAGAAAGATTCTTTTCCGTTAGAACCATTAGAGAAGACGGAGAAAACTGCATCTGAGATAGTTACTACTACTGCTAAACCAGTTCCAATTCAGAGTAGTAGTACTGCTAAACCAGTTCCAATTCAGAGTAGTAGTACTGCTAAACCAGTTCCAATTCAGAGTAGTCCTCCAATAGTGCCCAAGGCCTGCATCACCACTTCCTCCGCACAACTTCCAGGTGTCCAGACTTCTACAGGAGGGCTAAATGTCTCCTCATTCATCCTTGTTCCAGTGACGATGGCACCGAAGCCCCCTCCACCGGTTGTTCAGCCAAATAAACCGCCTGGATTGGTATCGATTTTAGGGTGCCTACAACCCTTCTTTAAA AGACCTCAACAACAAATGATTGTAATGAACCAAAATAATGTGCGTCCGACAACTTCCACACGACAGTTCATAGTATTGCCACCTACGACGAGTACGCCAACTTCCCCGGTGGTTCATcctcaaaatattttaattgacaATCAGAATCTTCATTCTAGTATGATTCAAACACAGACAACCGTGCAGCAGAAACTGATTTTGACATCTCAACAACAAGCTGTCGTTTCTAGTACAATTTCTCCCCAATATACAGTTTCTTCCCAATTGAACTCGTCAAAGTCAAATTCTGCTTCGAAGAACCAGTGTATATCCATACAGTACAATGAAGTGAGAAAAAGCAACACCCCTTCACAAAAAGAAGATCCTAAAGAATTGAGCGCTGATGAGAAATTGGGTACTGTCATTGATTTGACGGAGGGAAGTTCACAAAATAGTTGTCGGATTTCTTTCCGAAAGGAAGGATCATCATATATCTGCAAGTATTGTAAAGTGAAAACTGAAACAGAGGACGGTTTTAGTCGACATGTTTGGAGGCATTTTCACGGACAGCCTCAAATCTGCAAAAACTGTCCAAACGACTATTCGGCCGATGACGTCGCAAAGTGTGCTCTCGTTGCGGAAGTAATGAAAAAgttagttacctttgatgtTGAAGAGAATAACACATCCAACAATGTTATTGAGGTTGTGTCTGACGATGACGATCATGTTGAAAGCCAACGACCTATTAGTAACACTGACGCGCAAATGGAAGGGTCGGATAGCCAGGAAAACTCGACAAATAGTGAAGAAGATAGTGGTTTGCAAATAAAGATAGCATCAACATACAGTTTGAGCGAACCATCGAAATCACAGGCAGATATAAATCCAGAGAAAGAATCAGAACCGTCTGTGTTATCAGAGGAAGTAAAGGAAGATAGAAATTCACCATCAACAATGAAAAAGAAAGACTCaggaaatatatttgaaaaaatgcaAGGATCGATAAATGTTGTTGATCAAACGTACAACAACCATGACACCGGTAAAGACGACTCGCCATCGTCCGACCAGAGAAGTGAAAATGCTTCTCGTGGCATTGCAATTGAAAATAGCAGAAAATCACCTTCAATAACGACAAGTTCAAGTAGATCATCAATAGAAGCACCAAGTGCGACAGAAATGACAGAAGTCACTGACGCGAACAAAGGAACCACTTCAGTTGAAAAGGTGAAAAAGACAACAGGTGCTGAGAATACGCCTAAATTTTCTTGTAATGGAAGTTTCTATGTGTGTGGCTTTACCGATTGTCGCTTCTCATGTATTACATCTGGTGAGTATAGGGAACATTTAATGTGTTGGCACTCGGATGCTGAAGAATATAAATGTTCACATTGTGGACACAGAAGTCTTACAGAAGATTGTCATTTGCGGCACATGCTAACTCACTCAAAAGCATCGTCTTTCATTCTTTACACGTGCAGTTATCCAGCTTGTCTTTACGGAACTAATGTCGTAAATTTGTTTCGGGATCACTGGACAAAGTTTCACCCACATACAAAGCAGTTCAAATGCCGATCATGTAAAATGATGTTTCCCTCTGCCGAGGACCTCATCACTCACATACAGGCAAATATACTTAAATTCGTTACGTGCCCACATTGTACGGCCAAAGATAGCAACAGGAAGACGATCATTGCACATATCATTGAAGCACATCCAGGTAAACCTCGACAGATTACTGTTGCCAGCCAACTTGTATGTCAAGAGAGAGACAACAACGAGTTTGCGGTTCCTGTTCCAGGGATTCCAGATAAACCAACCGAGGTCTCGCCCTGGCCATCTGTGTATATGGACGACGCAAATGATGATGATCATGGCGTATATGCAGATTCTCCAGATCAAAATAACTCGTGTGATGACACAGAGGCAGATGATGAACAACCGGACCATTTTGATCAACAATCAAAATTGTCGAAAGCAAAAGGTTCTCTCACGAAAATTGCCGCCGAAGGTGACATGCGTGATGCAGTGAAAGTAATGGCGCTGAACAAATCAAAGTTAAAGTCCTTAAGTGCCGAGATAATTCGCTGTTCTGAGTGTTCATATCTCGCTTCAGGAAGAGGACTACTGCGGAAGCATCTTTTTCTTCATAAAAGGGGCAAGGATGAACGGAAACGTCGGTTTTCTTGTCCTTGCTGTCCGGCAGCCATGGACAAGCTTAGCAAGTTATCATGTCACATGAATCTACATGAGGGTCAACACAAGGTAAAAGTTTTCTTCTGTACCTTATGCGCATTCAAAACGAATGTGACAGAATTTCTCAGCACACATATGAACAAATCACATAACTGCGAGATAACGAAGGGAATTAATTTCATTACCAAAGTTTTGAAAGTGTCAGTTTCCGCTTTCTTCTGTAACAAATGCTTGTTTGGAACGCGGGATCAAGAAGTATTCAGACAACATGAACTTGGGCATAATGATGATGAAGAGAATGGTGTGACGACGGCACAAGAGCCATCATGCCATGCATCATCTTCATCTCCGGTACCGAAACCTCAACCAAAGAAACCAACGGTTAGAAATACATTCGGTGAAAATCTAAACGAAGAAGACTTGGCTTCAGTAAATCCTGGTTCGAGGAAGAGGTTTTGCTGTAAGCTTTGTGGTAAATACTGCTCACGTCTACCAGCACTGAAGGCTCACATGGCATCGCATGTACTTGATGCAGATCTAGAGGTCATGGTATACAAATGTCATTACTGTGCGTATTCATCAACATACAAAGCATTTGTAAGCAGACATTGCGAAGATAAACATCCCGGGAAAATCATTCGCGTGAAACGTAGGGTGGACGTGATATCCGCGGCTGGTGAATATTTTCCACCACATGGACAGGAATGGCCAGAATCTCCAGAAGATATGGACGACCCTGAAGACATCGAAGTTTCTGACATGTCAATTTGTTCCCACCATTGTGATATTTGTCCATACAGTTGTGATGATGCTGCGGAATTACTTCGTCACAAAAACTCTCAACATCCTTACCCGGGAATTCAGAAAACGTTCATTGTTCCGAATGGTAATGTTTTCAAATCGCCTGTAGTATGTACAGAGTGCTCATTCACCACTACGAGAAGAATAGATTTACTAAAGCACATCAAGATCCATCCTGTTTTGTCTCCCTCTTATGAGGCGCAACCAAAGGAGCAAAGGGAATTGCTAAAAGTTGCTATTGGGAAGAAAACCGCCACAACCCACTCGTATGAGCCAAATTCCCCATCTCCAGACCCAGATAGCGAACATACACCAAGTCCTCAAATGGAGGATAAGAAACCCAAATTAGCGGAAGATGGTAGCCTGATTCAAGATGAGGTGCAAAAACCTAAAGTGAAAACACCATTATACTTCCTGGGAGGAGATCTGcttcatttgaaattaaaaccTTGCTTCATTCAAGAGGAATCAAATTCTGAATTCACATGTAAACTTTGTCAGGATACATTTTCTGGTCGTTATGTTCTCCACAAGCACATACTCCAACACATGGATGTTTCCTTCTACAAATGTGCATACTGCAGTCATGGTACTTTAGAATCTCCCTCCATGGTTGTCCATATACAAAAGATACATCGAAAGCCCATACAACACGTTCAGATGGATGTTGCTGACCTGGAAAGTAAAATCAACAAAGCTATTCATAGTATCAAGGAGGAAGAATACTTCGTCAGAATGCAAGATAGCAATAGTGGTCACGCCAACACAGATGGAAGAGACGTTGATAGTGGGGATGATTTCCAGCCCTCTGAAATCAATTACCGTTCACCGTTTAAGACGAAAGTACCTCCGTTGACGATCAAAACATCGCCATCATATGATATTGTGAAAAAGAAATCCGCTTCGACCGCTAAAAAGTCGACAACAAGCAAACCCAAACCTAGTATTGTTATTAAGCCTTTACAGAAATCACCTGTGTATAAACCACCGGTAGAAGACAACCCAAACATTCAGAGGATGGGGGATATTTACAAATGCAAAGTATGCAGTTATACAAGTACATCACGAGCAACTGTGTTTAACCACTTGACAATTCATTCAGGATTTCGAAGATTCGGATGCCCTTTTTGTCCATATCGCTCACACTGGAGACACGATTGCCTGAAACATATTCGAACGCATCATCCAGGGAAACAAGGTCAGCCTACCGCGGACGATCCTCCAGAGGATTTTGATAATCAGCTGACCCTCAAACCCGATAAAAGCTCTACAAGCCAATCGGTACCAAAGGTACCAAAGCCACCGCCTCAACCAAAGCAGATTTCAGCAACACTTGAAGGTCAACCACCAGTTGAAGGCGCAGCTGAAACAGAAAACACCCCCGAATATAGGCACGTTTTTAAATGTCTTGTCTGCGATACCAAATTCAAAAGCATTTGGTCTATACAAAAACACTTTTCTAAGGAATGTTCCCAGCCAATGTTGGGTTGCTCCTCGTGCAAATTTAAGGATTTGGAACCAGGAACTGTAAAGCTTCACATAGAAACAAAGCATCCGGGAAGTGAAACATCAAGAATTGTGACATTGAAAAGAGAAGCCAAAATGAGAAAATACACAATTCCTACATTTAAGAAACAGGATTCTAAAGAAAGCGTTGACAGCATTAGTGGGAAAAGTGTAAAGTCAGAAGGGGCAGACCAGGAACAAGCTGCACCTCCTCTATTTAATCCAACAtccaccactactactaccaccgAAAGCCAATATTCGAAGTTAAAATCGCCAATTCCAACAAGCACCAGCCTATCTATCTTGATAAAGCGAATAGGAAACCGTTACATGTGCAAAGAATGTGGATTCAGCAATCCAATCAAACGAGCACTAATGCGGCATGTAAAGAAGCATAGTAACGCTCGTCCGTTCGGATGCACATACTGTGATTATCGCTCGAACAACGAATGCAACACGAAAAGACATATGAGAAGAAGACATATTGGGAAGCCAGTCCTTGTTAAAAGGTTAGAGCCGTCTCAGTGGTACTCTCCGATTTCAAGTGATCTGAAATATAGCCGTAAACCTTTTTCGGCTCAGACAACACCGATACTAGAATCACCGAGTGCTGACGACAAAGAGGGTGATGTTGCAGAAGGGGATGACAATGCGGGTTCGGAAACTTCTACGAATGTGAAGGCACGCGTGGAAATAAGATACTTCTGGAAATGTTTGGAATGTGGTAACAAAAGTAATTCCGTTTCTAATGCGTACAGACACTTGAAGAAAGGAACATGTACCAAAACACTATATGGATGTTCAGGATGTAAATTGAAAAATACTGACAGAAAAGCAGTTGAGTTTCACCTTACTGAAAAGCATCTAAATAAGAATGTACAGATAACAATTTGCCCAAACACAGCCAAGATACGGAAATACCACATTCCAATCAAAGTGGGAGGATATGTCACAAAGTCAGAAGGTGATATTTCTCAGTTTGACGACACCAGCAACAGCACGGCGAGTATTGTGAGTAATACAAAGACTGTTTCTAAGGAGAATGGAGATGTTCCAAAACAGAACAGCGAGAAATCCCAGGTTGTGTTTTGTTCCGCTTGCAACTTGAAAGCTTCGAATGCAAGAATATTTCAAAGTCATATGGAATCGGAGCATACAGGGATGCTCATGGTTTGCAAACATTGTACTATATTCAGAACCGCGTTTGTGTCGAAAATACAACAGCATACATGGGAAAGTCATCCAGAGATGCCGTTAAAATTCTATTTGAGAACCAAAAAAGGAATACCTGATGAAGAGAAGAGACCATCGGAAAGATACACGTGTGCCAAATGCGATTATATAGGAAAGCGATCGTCTGTCCGTCAACACCTCTACTGTCATTTTGAGTACAAACCATACAAATGTGGACATTGTGGTTATCAAACGAAAAAGAACGATGGTGTAAGGCGTCACATTGAGAAACAACATATTGGTAAACCTATGAAGATTTTATTTAAGAGAAATGCAGCCCAGGAACAGGAAATTGAGATGTTACTGGATTCAAATTCGCCTGTCAAACTCTCATATCAGAAGTCTCATGCAGCAAGATTGGCGAAAGAAAGTTTATCAAAGCCGCCCATCAAAACAATCGCGACTCAAGTAATAAAAAAGAACTTCCCAACTTTAGCGAACATGAAAAATGCTGCAGTAGAAGATTTTATTCCGAGCAAGATGTACAAACCATTCTTCAATAACAAGGCTGGAAGGCCCGGCTTCACCTGTCTGCTTTGTCCATACAATACCTTCATGCAGAACACGATGATATCCCACGTTTATCATCATATGAACTCCATCTACAGATGCCCTTACTGTCCTAATCACGGCTACCCAAG GAGTAGAGTGACGACTCACATCCGGAAGCAACATCCTGGCAAACCTGTGTATGTTATTGATGAGAGGCAAAATAAGGGGGGATCCGCCAATTCGACAGCTTCTTCAACAGTGACTTCCGAATATTCATCAGAGCCCACAGAGAAACGTCGGAGGATTGATCATTCGAGCGACATCGAAGTCGAGGAAGAGTCGAACGCAGGAAGCACAACAG GAAGCATTAAGGAGGAGACGGGAGTTATCCAGTATTCATGTCACATATGTAGCTACTCAAGTCAGAGCCTGTACCACTACCGGCAGCACTTGGCATCACATGGGGGCTTTAAATGGGTGACAGCCGGAACGCAGTTGGAGTCTCGTCTCAAGTGTGGGTATTGCTCATACCTAGCTGCTGGGGACAAGGACTTCAACACACATATGGAGAAACATCTTGCCACAAGACCGTTTAGTTGTCCTTATTGCGATTTCTCACAATACACACAAGGGAAAGTGAAGACCCATGTTGCGTATGCCCATCCGGATAAACCTGTTGAAGTATCTAGAGAATCTGGTAGTAGCTGTTTGATCGATGACACTCTACAATTAGACTCTGTGACACTCGTGCAGTTGGATCCGGCCATAAAGCTTGTTGACATATTGTCACTAGGTGCTTCAGAATATGAAAAACTGTTGCTTGGAGCTAACATATCCGTTGTCGATTTTGATAATCTCTCTGACGATCGGTTTACCGCCGTGGCAAGCAACCTCGGTATTTCCTTGGATAACCAGTTTGAGATGAAGACAGAAAATCAGGATTACGAATATGGCGACCAATATGATGACTATGTCGTGAAGACTGAAAACGTAGATGGAGATGTCCAAACACAAACAGTAACAACAGATGGGGAAATGGATATAAGTTCAATGGTGGCCGCTGCGGACAGCCCTGATATTGTTGGTAAGGCTGATCAAAATATGGTTGACAACCAGGAAGATGTGACAGAAGATACCGATGAGAACTGCCTGCGGGAAAACATAGAATCAAACAAAGTAGAAAATGCAAATGATTTCAGTGATGTCAGCGATGCCCCCTTGTCTCAAGACGATGAATCAGAAGAGGGTAGAGACTGCAGACGAGAGTTTAGTAGAAATGGACTTTGA